The sequence below is a genomic window from Haemophilus pittmaniae.
TAGTTCATCGTATTCGGCGCGACAATTACTGTGTAGGGTAATGCCTCCACCGCTGCGGAAATAATATCGGTCGCCCTGTTGCTCGATAAAACGAATAGCTACCGCACTATTTAGAGATTTGCCGTCAAACAGACCAAATACACCGCTGTAGTAACCGCGTGGTCCCTGTTCTGCCGCTTGGATAATATCTAAGGTTTTGGTTTTTGGTGCACCGCTGATAGAACCGGCTGGGAGTAGGGTAGCCAAAATATCCCCGATATGATTGGCCCAATTTTCCTCTAGGGTTCCGCAAATCTCTGAGCTGGTTTGCCAAATGTCACCACGTGCGGTGGCTATTTTTTCAGCATAGCGAAAGCGTTTGACCTGAATGTTCATCGCGACCATCGCTAAATCGTTGCGCATAAGATCTACGATGGTGTAATGCTCCTGTAATTCTTTTTGATCGTTTAATAATTGATCGAGGGAATCTTGTGTGACTGCAGAGATCGTTCCTTTCATAGGATAGGTGGTAATTTGTTGATCCTGGATTTTGATAAAGGATTCGGGAGAGAAACAGAGCAGTTGATCTTCTAAATAAAGTTTATAGGGAGCACTAATCGCCCCAAACAATTCACGCAAATGTTGATTGATTGTAATCTCGCTGGCATAGGTAAGGTTGAGTAAATAACTGTTCCCCAATTGCAGTTGCCGCTGCACCAATGTGAAACCCTGGCGGTAGTCTGCGAAGGAAATGGGATTGATGCCTAATCGCACATCAGACTGCGATATGCTTGGAAGCCTATTTGGAGTATTAGTATGATCTTCCAGAGCAAAATAAATGCCCTGCTCGGCAGCCTCCGATGGCGACATTATCAACGGTTTTTGTCCTTCAAAATCAATGAGAAAGAAAAAAGGACGTTGTTGTCGGCCAAATTCGTTGGCCTGTTGAATGAATTGCTGCATGACAAATAATTGGGAAATAAAGCGGATTCTAGCGTAAAATCGCGCAATTTCAATTTTGAGACCACAAAATGAAACTCTTGGTTGTAAACAATCACGATTCTTTTACCTATAATTTAGTGGAATTGGTACGTCAGTTAAATGTGCCATATCAAGTAGTGAATGTAGAGGTACTGACGGAGGATACACCGAAGGACTTTAGCCACATTCTTATTTCACCAGGGCCGGATGTGCCGAGTGCCTATCCACAACTTTTTAAGTTGCTACAGAATACCTATCGGGAAAAATCTATTTTGGGTGTTTGTTTAGGGTTACAGACCCTCGGGCAGTTTTTTGGGGCGCATTTGTATAATTTGGCAACCCCGCGACATGGTTTGCAAAACCAGATAAAAATGTTGGTAAAAACACGTATGTGGCAAGCATTACCGGAACAATTTAAGGTTGGTTTATACCATTCTTGGGCCCTTTCTAAAGAGGACTTTCCTACGCAGTTGCAGATTGTTGCTGAAGATGATGCGGGAGTCGTAATGGCCTTTCAACATCGGGAATTGCCAATTTTTGCTGTGCAGTTTCATCCCGAATCTTATATGTCGCAATATGGTGTCGAATTATTGCGGGCATGGTTGTTTCATACCTGATGAATTTGCTTGCTTATTAAACAAAAATCCGTATTATAGACGTCTATACGTCAATACATCTAAATGAGAATTTTATGTCTAGTTATTTATTTACTTCTGAATCCGTATCTGAAGGGCATCCGGATAAGATTGCCGATCAAATCTCTGATGCGGTACTTGATGCCATTTTAGAACAAGACCCGAAAGCCCGTGTCGCTTGCGAAACCTATGTGAAAACCGGGATGGCACTAGTGGGTGGGGAAATTACCACTTCCGCTTGGGTGGATATTGAAAATCTGACCCGTAAAGTGATTTGTGATATCGGTTATGAACATTCTGATATGGGCTTTGACGGTCATTCTTGTGCTGTATTAAATGCCATCGGTAAACAATCCTCGGATATTAACCAAGGTGTTGACCGCGCCGATCCATTGGCACAAGGTGCGGGTGACCAAGGTATTATGTTTGGTTATGCGACTAATGAAACCGAAGTATTTATGCCGGCAGCTATTACTTATGCTCATCGCTTAATGGAAAAGCAAGCGCAGGTACGTAAAAACGGCACATTACCTTGGTTGCGTCCTGATGCTAAAAGCCAAGTTACCTTAAAATATGAAAACGATAAAATTGTTGGCGTAGATGCGGTGGTACTGTCAACCCAACATAGTGAAGATATTAGTCAGCAGGATTTGCATGAAGCGGTGATGGAAGAAATCATCAAACCGGTATTGCCTGCAAGCTGGTTATCCAAGGACACTAAATACTTTATCAATCCAACTGGTCGTTTTGTGATTGGTGGCCCAATGGGCGACTGTGGTTTGACTGGGCGTAAGATTATTGTGGATACCTACGGTGGTGCTGCTCGTCATGGTGGCGGTGCATTTTCCGGTAAGGATCCATCTAAGGTTGACCGTTCTGCTGCCTATGCGGCCCGTTATGTGGCTAAAAACATTGTTGCTGCCGGTTTAGCGGATCGTTGTGAAATCCAACTTTCCTATGCTATTGGGGTTGCTGAGCCCACCTCTATCATGGTGGAAACCTTTGGTACAGGTAAAGTTGCGAACGAATTATTGGTACAATTGGTACGCGAATTCTTTGACTTACGTCCTTATGGATTAATCAAAATGTTAGATTTAATTCGTCCAATTTATCGTGAAACTGCCGCTTATGGTCACTTTGGGCGCGAACAGTTCCCATGGGAAAAAATTGATCGTGCAACCGAATTGCGCGCAGCTGCTGGTTTAAAATAATTTGACTCTTTCAGATAAAGCCGCAATTTGCGGCTTTCTTTTTATTCAATGAATTCATTTACGCCATTACCACAATTAAAAATGCAGCTACGACGTCGCCTTGAGCAATGTTTGAGATTAGCTAAGGCACATTTTAAGCGAAGTTTTAAAGCGCCTGAAATTAGTTTTGAATTACGTGGTGTTAAAGCCGGTGTTGCCCATTTACAGGAAAATTTATTGCGTTTTAATCCGATCCTGTTGCAGGAAAATGCTGAAGAATTCCTTCATCAAGTGGTCCCCCATGAATTGGCACATTTATTGGTTTATCAATTATTTGGCCGGGTGAAACCCCATGGACGGGAATGGCAGGAGATGATGCAAGGAGTATTCGGTCTGCCGGCAGAAACCTACCACCGTTTTGATGTGGCTTCTGTGCAAGGGGATACCTTTCGTTATCATTGCGCTTGTCAGCAACATTTATTGAGTAAACGGCGGCATCTGCGAATATTACGAGAAAAAACCGACTATATTTGTCGAAAATGTCGGACAAAGCTGATATTTACTGATGAAAACTAGCCTTATCTGTGCTATAGTGCCCGAGATTAATTAACAAACGAGGAGCTATCCAATGAAAAAAACATTATTAGCATTAGCCGTTGGCGCCCTTGCCGTAGCTTCTACCGCAAATGCCGGTTGGTATGCGGAAGGTGATGCAGGTATTTCCCGTACTAAATTTACCTCTTACGGTGATATGAATAAAACCAAAATTGAACCACGCGTTGCAGTGGGTTACAAATTAGGTAATGTACGTGTTGCCGGTGATTATACCTATCACGGTAAATTCAGCGGTCAAGCAGCTGGCGAACAAACATCTGCCCGTGTTCAAGGTCTTGGTGCTTCCGTAATTTATGACATCGACACCGGTTCCCAAGTACAACCTTATGTAGGTGCTCGTGTTGCGGCCAACCACTTTAAAGTAAATCATTCCGATTCCAGCAATTTCCGCGAAACTTCCGAAACCAAATTAGGTTACGGTGCGCTTGCTGGTGCTAAATATAAATTAGATCACAACTGGTATGCCAACGGTGCGGTTGAATATAACCGTCTTGGTACTTACGATGACACCAAAATTAACAACTATGGTGCCAAAGTGGGTGTGGGCTACGAGTTCTAATCCTACTGATAAACAAGACCGCTATGGCGGTCTTTTTTTTGTCTGTAAACGCCCCCTCGAAAATCAAAGTTTTCTTAAGAATGTGATGTAACTCATTGATTTTATTGGTAATGATTTAAAAATCTTATTCCCCTCTTGAAATTGCCGGTTTTATTCTTATATCTGTGACACGCATTTTTATCGATAAGGAGAAAATATGTCACAAAATCAAGAAACCCGCGGCTTCCAATCGGAAGTCAAACAACTCTTACAATTAATGATCCATTCTTTATATTCCAATAAAGAAATTTTTCTTCGTGAGTTAATTTCCAACGCTTCCGATGCTGCCGATAAATTACGCTTTAAAGCTCTTTCCAATCCTGCCTTATATGAAGGTGACGGTGAATTGCGTGTGCGCATTAGCTTTGATGCCGAAAAAGGGACGCTAACCATCAGCGATAATGGTATCGGGATGACCCGTGAACAGGTTATCGATCATTTGGGCACAATTGCTAAATCAGGAACAAAAGAATTTTTAAACGCGCTAGGCCAGGATCAGGCGAAAGACAGCCAGCTTATCGGCCAATTTGGTGTTGGTTTCTATTCAGCCTTTATTGTGGCAGATAAGGTTACCGTGAAAACCCGTGCCGCCGGTGTCGCAGCAGCTCAAGGGGTACTTTGGGAATCCGCTGGAGAAGGAGAATACACGATCGCCGATCTAGAGAAAAAATCCCGTGGTACCGATGTGATCCTACATTTGCGCGATGAGGAAAAAGAATTTTTAAATGAATGGCGCTTGCGTGAGATCATTGGTAAATATTCCGATCATATTGGTTTACCGGTGGAAATGCTGACGAAAGAATATGATGAAGAAGGCAAAGAAACGGGCGAAAAATGGGAAAAAATCAATAAATCCGAAGCCCTTTGGACGCGTTCTAAAAACGATATCTCCGATGAAGAATACAAGGAATTTTATAAACATTTAAGCCATGATTTTGCTGATCCATTGATTTGGGCTCACAACAAAGTTGAGGGAAATCAGGAATATACCAGTTTGCTGTACGTACCATCGAAAGCGCCTTGGGGTTTATTTAACCGCGAACATAAGCACGGTTTGAAATTGTATGTGCAACGTGTGTTCATTATGGATGATGCGGAACAATTCATGCCAAATTATTTACGCTTTATGCGTGGTTTAATCGACAGTAATGACTTGCCGTTAAATGTTTCCCGTGAAATTTTGCAGGATAACAAAACCACCGCGGCATTGCGTAAAGCCTTAACTAAACGTGCCTTACAAATGTTGGAAAAATTAGCGAAAGATGATGCGGAAAAATATCAACAATTTTGGCGTGAATTTGGTTTAGTTTTAAAAGAAGGACCGGCCGAAGACTTTGCGAATAAGGAAAGTATTGCTAAGTTGTTGCGTTTTGCTTCCACTCAGCATGATAGTAGCGAACAAAATGTTTCCTTTGAAGATTATGTATCCCGTATGAAGGAAGGTCAAAAGGCAATTTATTATATTACTGCCGATAGCTATGCTGCTGCGAAAAATAGCCCGCATTTGGAATTATTCAATAAGAAAGGAATTGAAGTATTGTTACTTTCCGATCGAATTGACGAATGGATGCTAAGTTATTTAACCGAGTTTGATGGTAAGCAACTACAATCTATTACCAAAGCGGATTTGGATTTAGGTGATTTGGCGGATAAAGAGGAAAATGAGGCTCAAAAAGAACAGGATAAAGCCTTCGAAGATTTTATTAGCCGAGTGAAAGCCCTGCTTGCTGAACGCGTCAAAGATGTTCGCTTAACCCATCGGTTAACTGATACACCGGCGGTGATTTCCACCGATAACGATCAAATGACAACGCAAATGGCAAAACTATTTGCGGCAGCAGGTCAACCGGTACCGGAAGTAAAATATACCTTTGAGTTAAATCCGCAGCATGAGTTAGTGAAAAAAGCCTCAAATATCGCCGATGATGCTGAATTTGCGGATTGGGTAGAATTGCTATTTGAACAAGCCATGCTTGCAGAACGAGGTTCTTTGGATAATCCAACGGCCTTCATCAAACGTATTAATAAATTATTAGGCTAATCCGTTTGAGCTTAATTCAATGAATGATTAAAATCCCCTGCTATCGAGTATGGGGATTTTTTATTGAGGAGCAAATATGATTACCGTTTACGGCATAAAAAACTGTGATACCGTGAAAAAGGCCTTGAAATGGCTTACGGAACAAAATATTGAACACAAATTACACGATTATCGTGTGGATGGATTGGATGAGCAATTCTTACAGCAGGCGGAAGCACAATTCGGCTGGGAACATTTAGTGAATAAACGCAGCACAACTTGGCGTAACCTTGATGATGCGGTAAAAAACAGATTGTCAAAAACGACCGCCCTTGCGGTATTGGCAGAACATCCAACCTTAATAAAGCGTCCGATTATTTTGCAGGATGGAATTGCCTTATTGGGCTTTGATAAAGCAGCCTACGAGCAGGCTTTCATCTAGAATGTGACATTAAAACGCTATACATTTCTAAAGAGTTTTGCTAAAAAAGGATGCTAACTCATTGATTTTATTAAGGTTGACTAAAAAATCTATTTTGAAATGTGACATTATTCGTAATAAATTGATTTCATTGAGAATTTTATGCAAGAACAAGTGATTTCCTTAGCACAGGAATTAATTCGCCGGCCTTCCATTAGCCCAAATGATGAGGGCTGCCAAGGCTTGGTTGCTGAACGTTTAGAAAAATTGGGTTTTCAGATTGAGTGGATGCCTTTTAACGAAACGCTGAATTTATGGGCAAAGCATGGCTCGGGAGAACCTGTGATCGCCTTTGCGGGGCATACGGACGTGGTACCGACCGGTGATGAAAACCAATGGACATATCCACCGTTTGCAGCAGAAATTGTCGACGATATGTTGTATGGACGTGGGGCTGCGGATATGAAAGGTTCGTTAGCCGCGATGATTGTGGCGGCAGAAGAATATGTGAAAGCCCATCCGAAGCATACGGGGACAATTGCTTTGTTGATAACCTCCGATGAAGAGGCCGCGGCAAAGGATGGTACGGTGCGTGTTGTGGAGAGCCTAATGGCACGTGGCGAAAAAATCACCTATTGCATGGTGGGTGAACCTTCCTGTTCGAAAACCTTGGGAGATGTGGTGAAAAATGGTCGTCGTGGTTCGATTACGGGAAACCTGTATATTCAAGGGATTCAAGGGCATGTTGCATATCCTCAATTAGCAGAAAATCCGATTCATAAAGCCGCTCCATTTTTACAGGAATTGACGACTTACCAATGGGACAAGGGGAATGAGTTTTTCCCGCCGACCAGTTTACAAATCGCCAATATTCATGCCGGCACCGGTAGTAATAATGTGATCCCGGGAGAGCTTTACGTGCAGTTCAATTTGCGCTATTGCACGGAGGTAACCGATACAAGTATTAAGCAAAAAGTGGCTGAAATGTTGGAAAAACACCAACTAAATTACCGTATTGACTGGAATTTATCAGGTAAACCGTTTTTAACTAAGCCGGGTAAATTATTAGATGCATTAACCGCAGCAATTGAGCAAATCACCGGAATTACACCACAAGCCGAAACTGGTGGTGGCACCTCGGATGGCCGTTTTATAGCCTTAATGGGCGCGGAAGTTGTAGAATTCGGACCACTTAATGCGACCATCCATAAGGTGAATGAATGTGTGAGTCTGACGGATCTCGTCAAATGCGGGCAGGTTTATCATCAAATGTTAGTGAATCTATTGGATTAATAAAATGAAATTAACAGCTGAAATGCTTACCGGTAAATCGCGTGAGCATTTGATTCATTTGCCGACGCCTCATTCGTCCCAGCACTTTTTACAAGCGCAGGCGATAAAAGCTTTTCAAGCGCTACAACAAAGAGCGGCTCAACATGGCTTTAATTTGCAACCGGCCAGTAGTTTTCGCGATTTTGCCCGACAACAATTGATTTGGAACGGCAAATTTAACGGTGAACGTAAAGTCCATGATGATGCCGGTGAGGCTTTAGATTTGAACCTGTTGGATGATTGGCAAAAAGCACAAGCTATTTTACGTTGGTCCGCCTTACCCGGTGGTAGTCGCCATCATTGGGGCACGGAAATTGATATTTTCGATCCAGAGCTGTTACCACAAGGTAAGTCATTACAACTTGAACCCTGGGAATACGAAAAAGGCGGTTATTTTTTTGAGTTGAGTGAATTTCTCGCTGAGAATTTATCTGACTTCGATTTCGCCTTACCGTTTATGCATCAACCGGAAGGTAAAAAAGTCGGGCGGGAGCCATGGCATATCAGTTACCTTCCGCTGGCCCAACAGGCAATGCAATTGTTTACAGCAGATGTACTATTGCAAGCTTGGTATCATGAATTAGTGGAGGGAAAGGAAATCTTAGTTATGCATCTTCCTGAGATTTTTGAGCAATATATGGTTTAACAAAAACGCAGCCGGTAGGCTGCGTTTTTTATGTGATATTAGTTTTTCTTATTTCTTTCCAGGGATTTATGCTGAATCTTCACATTTTTCCCTTTGGCTTGGAAATATTCGCCGATTTGTTGGGCAATGTATACGGAGCGGTGTTTGCCACCTGTACAACCGATAGCAATGGTTAAATAACTACGGTTATTTTGTTCCAACATTGGTAACCAGGTTTCGATGTAATTACGGGTTTGATAGATAAAGTTATTTACTTCATCATGGCCACTGAGGAATTTAGCCACAGGTTCATCTAATCCGGTCATTGGACGAAGTTCTGCATTCCAATGTGGATTTGGTAGGAAACGCACATCGAACACATAATCTGCATCCAGTGGAATACCATATTTAAAGCCGAAGGATTCCACGATGATTTTAAGTTCTTTATCAGCATCACCACGCAGCACTTCGCGTAATCGCTCGGCAAGGGCATGGGTGGAGAGTTGCGAACTGTCGATAATGAAGTTAGCGTGTTGAATTAATGGTTCCAGTTGTTGGTATTCCGCATCAATAGCGGCTTCAAGGGATAGATCCTTCACGGATAACGGGTGTAGCCGGCGTGAATCACTATAGCGACGGATTAAGGTACTGCGGTCACAATCTAAGAAAATTAGGGTGAGACTGTGTTTTTGCGCCACGCTATTGAGGGTTTGTTCCAATGTCGAATCGGAATTAGGCAGATTGCGGATATCCAAGCTAATAGCCACAGAAGACTGGCTGGCTGAGAGAATTTCTGTGAGTTGCGGTAATAAATCTAAGGGAAGATTGTCGACACAGTAGTATCCCATATCTTCCAACGCCCGTAATGCTACGGATTTTCCTGCGCCGGAGCGCCCGCTGATAATGATAATTTCCATTTTCAACTCCTAAAATGGTTACTGCCGCGTATCATTTTCCTCTGCTTCGGTTGATTTATCCTCTTCAGTATGGGTATCGGCAATTTCAAATATTTGCCAAGCCTCTTCCACACTTTTGGCGCTGCGCAGTTGTTTAATAAAATTTTTATCGGTTAATTTTTCGCTAATTTCACTTAATGCGGGAATATATTGCTGACAATTATTTGCAGGAACCAATACCGCAAATACGATATCCACCGGTTTATCATCCGGAGCATCGTAGTCAATTGGGCTATCCAATTGCATAAACACGCATAATGGCTTATCTAAGCTGTCGGCGGGTAGGCGACCTTTCGGCATAGCTACACCATTTCCCAGACCGGAATTACCCAATTTTTCCCGTTCAAACAGACATTCGAAACAAACCTGTTCGCCATGTTCGCAATGGAGTTGTTCCACCACAAATGCAGCGATTGATTCAAATAGGCGTTTTTTGCTACTGAAGCTAACACCAAGTCGAATATTTTGTTGATCTAATAGCGATGTAAATTTCATGGTTAGAGTTTAAATTGTTCACCCAAGTAAACACGACGAACCTGTTCGTTATTCATCACTTCTTCCGGTGTACCGGTTGCAATGATCTGACCTTCACCAACAATATAGGCACGTTCACACACATCTAAGGTTTCACGCACATTGTGATCGGTGATTAATACACCCAGACCGCGATTGCGGAGATCAGTGATGATTTTTTTGATATCACTAACGGAAATCGGGTCAACACCGGCGAAAGGTTCATCTAATAAAATAAATTTCGGATTGGCCGCCAACGCACGGGCAATTTCCACCCGACGGCGCTCACCGCCAGATAGGGATTGACCAAGGCTATCCCGAATATGCTCGATATTAAATTCTTCGATTAATTGATTAGCCCGTTCGATACGTTGTTCTTGGTTCAGATCCTGACGAATTTCTAAAACTGCCATCAAATTTTGAAATACCGTTAAACGGCGGAAAATTGAAGCTTCCTGCGGAAGATAGCCGATCCCGCGACGGGCACGATCGTGCATCGGTAACAAACTGATGTCTTCCCCATCAATGGTGATTTTGCCCTGATCGTGGCGAACCAAACCAACAACCATATAGAAGGTTGTGGTTTTACCTGCACCGTTGGGGCCAAGTAAGCCGACAATTTCGCGGGAATGCACGTTTAGGCTTACTTCAGAGACCACTTTGCGGTTTTTATAGCTCTTCGCGAGCAATTCGGCTTCTAAAATCGACATAATTTATTTTTTGCCTTTGTCTTGTAATTGGGTTGGGATCAACACGGTTTGCACGCGGGATTTACCGTTACCGGTAGCTTTTAATTGCTGTTTTTTCACATCATAGGTAATCACTGAACCGTCAATCTTGCTATCTAGTTGTTTCAATTGAGCATTGCCGGTAAGGGTTAAGAATTCCGTGCCTAAATCGTAATGTACTTTGTTAGCGCGACCGTCAACGGGTTTGCCATCATCTAATTGTTGGTGGAAGGTGACCGGGCTGCCGTAAGCATCTACGGTGTCTTTTTTACCGGAGTTTTCCGGTGGGCGGGTAATCACCACTTTATTGGCCTTGATTAAAATGGAACCTTGGGTAATCACCACATTATCAGTGAAGGTTACCACGCTGTTTTCCATATCCAAGGATTGGTTGTCGGAAACAATATTAATTGGTTGATTGGTATCATCTTTGAGTGCTGAAGCAGAAAGAGAAACAGCACTCAAAGCGCCGATAAGCAGCAGTTTACTTGTTGTTGATTTCATAATAGGTCTTGACCTGTTCCTTTAAGGTTGCGGTTTGGTTACGTAAGTTTCCGACCATTTTGAGGCCGTTGGAATAAAAATTTAAGCCATTGATCGTCACTTGACTGTCGGAGCTGATATCCTGATTTTTCAGATTTACCAATGCGCTAGAGGTAGTAATACGTTGCAGGCGCGAGAGCGGATCCAAACTTTGCGCCAACACATCACCTTCTAAATACAGCATATTGTTTTTCGTCAAACGCGCTTGGACAGCGGAAAGCTTCCAGTTTTGCCCGTTTTTTCCATCATTTGCTAGATTGTCGGTATTTTCCTTATTACCGCTAGCATTCGTATCGCCCTTGGCATTGAATTGGGTATCTAGGGGAACATCGAATAGGTAAACAACCGGTGCGCTAAAGTCGGTATGCCCGTCTTGCGTGTAATATTCCACTTTATCCGCTTGAGCAAAATATTGTTTTTTGCCCTCTGGCGAAAATATTGTAGTCTGCATCTTAAAACCGACATATTCCGGACTGTCAGCTTTTTTGATCAGCGTTTGTAGATTTTCATCTGTCTGATTGAGCGAGTAGTACCAAGCGGCCAGGCCCAAGGCACAAACGCCTAAAAGAATATTCCAACGAAGATTTGTTGTCATAGATTTCCCAAAATGCATCGCACTATTAGGCAAATGCGTTGATTGATTTTATGTTTTCCTGGTAGGGCGGTTTTTAAAACGCCCCCAGGAAAATGAAAGTTTTTCTTAAAATTAACGCTAAGTATTTGATTTTATTAGTATTGATCTAAAAATCAAATTTCATCCGTCGTTTCGTCATCCAACATAAAGGATTTTAGCTGTTGGTAAAGTTCCCGATAGGCTTTCGCGCCTTTGCCTTGTGCCAGCTCTTTTTGTGCCGCCCGAGTAAGGTTGCGTAATTGTTGGCGTTCGGCTTGCGGATATTCACTACAGAGCTCATTTAAACGCGCATCGCCTTGCGCGATCAATTCATCGCGGACGATTTCCAGTTTATGTAACATCGCCTGCTGCTGATTATGTTTATTTTCGATTTTAGCCAAGGCTTCGCGAATAGGTTCCACATCAATAGCCCGTAGCAGTTTGCCAATGTATTGTAATTGACGGCGGTAGGCTTCTTTTTGGATCCGTTGGGCTAACGCGATGGCTTCAGATAAGCTGTCATCAAGCGGAATCTTAGCCAAATTGGCGGCGCTTAAGTTCACTAATTTGCTGCCTAATTGTTTGAGTTCTTCGGCATCCCGTTTAATTTCGCTTTTACTGACCCAAATAATTTCTTCTTGTTCGTCATCTTGCCAATCGAAATTCTCGTTGTGCTTTTTCGTGCGTTTTGCCATGGGTTATCCTTCCAAAAAATTCTGGGCATTTTAGCATAAACTTTCAAAATAAGATAAAATGCGACAAATTTTTAATAAGGAAAAAACTATGCAAGAAACAGATAATTCCACCGCATTTCTCACTGCTCAAGAACGCACTTTACGCGATGCTGTCACCTTTGCAATCGATTTGGCGGTGAAAGCCGGCGCAACGGCTGAGGTGGGGGTAACCAAGGTGAGCGGTTTGTCGGTTTCTTCCCGTTTACAGGAAATTGAAAATGTCGAATTTACCAATGATGGTGCACTCGGCATTTCCGTTTATTTAGGTAATCAAAAGGGCAATGCATCCACCTCCGATTTAAGTGAAGGTGCAATTCAACATGCCGTGGAATCTGCGTTGGCGATCGCCAAATATACCTCGCCGGATGATTGTGCCGGCCTTGCTCCGCGCGAGTTAATGGCTTTTGATGCACCAGATCTACAACTGTATCATCCGGCTAAGGTGAGTGTCGAAGAGGCCACCAGATTGACTTTAGCCGCAGAAAAAGCGGCCTTGGATTTTGATGAAAAAATCGTGAATAGCAATGGTGCCGATTTTAATTCCCATACCGGCGTACGGGTTTATGGTAATAGCTACGGAATGTTGCAAAGCTATCTTTCCAGCCGTTATTCCTTATCTTGCTCGATGATTGGTGGGATCAATAATCAATTGGAAAATGATTACGAATATACAATTTCCCGTAATTTTGCGGAATTAGCCGATCCGGTTTGGGTAGGGCGCCATTGTGGTGAGAAAGTCGTGGCGCGACTAAATCCGCAAAAATTGACAACCCGCGAAGTGCCGGTAGTGTTTTTAAACGATGTGGCAACAGGAATTATTTCCCATTTTGCGGCGGCAATTAGTGGCGGTAGTCTGTATCGTCAATCGAGTTTTCTCTTGGATCATTTAGGCAAGCAGGTATTGCCGGATTGGTTCAATATCAGCGAGCGCCCGCATTTACTGTCGCGTTTAGCTTCCACGCCATTTGATAGTGAAGGGGTGCGTACCAGCGATATGGAAATTGTGGAAAACGGTATATTGGCGCATTATTTGCTAACCTCATATAGCGCCCGTAAACTGAATATGCAAAGTAACGGACATGCCGGAGGGATCCATAATTGGTTGGTGAGAGCGAATTTAACCGGTGGTTTAGATGCTTTGTTACAACAAATGGGGACGGGGCTATTGGTGACCGATGTGATGGGACAGGGTGTGAATATTGTGACCGGTGATTATTCGCGCGGTGCGGCCGGATTCTGGGTGGAAAACGGAAAAATTCAGTATCCGGTGGCGGAAATTACGATTGCCGGCCAATTATCGGATATGTTACGCAATATTGTGGCGGTGGCTGATGACGTTGAGCAGCGTTCCAATATTCAAACGGGTTCGTTATTGATCGAAAAAATGAAAGTATCAGGAAATTAAAAATATTAAAAATGATAATAATTCTTA
It includes:
- a CDS encoding aminodeoxychorismate synthase component I; its protein translation is MQQFIQQANEFGRQQRPFFFLIDFEGQKPLIMSPSEAAEQGIYFALEDHTNTPNRLPSISQSDVRLGINPISFADYRQGFTLVQRQLQLGNSYLLNLTYASEITINQHLRELFGAISAPYKLYLEDQLLCFSPESFIKIQDQQITTYPMKGTISAVTQDSLDQLLNDQKELQEHYTIVDLMRNDLAMVAMNIQVKRFRYAEKIATARGDIWQTSSEICGTLEENWANHIGDILATLLPAGSISGAPKTKTLDIIQAAEQGPRGYYSGVFGLFDGKSLNSAVAIRFIEQQGDRYYFRSGGGITLHSNCRAEYDELCQKIYLPFK
- a CDS encoding anthranilate synthase component II, with product MKLLVVNNHDSFTYNLVELVRQLNVPYQVVNVEVLTEDTPKDFSHILISPGPDVPSAYPQLFKLLQNTYREKSILGVCLGLQTLGQFFGAHLYNLATPRHGLQNQIKMLVKTRMWQALPEQFKVGLYHSWALSKEDFPTQLQIVAEDDAGVVMAFQHRELPIFAVQFHPESYMSQYGVELLRAWLFHT
- the metK gene encoding methionine adenosyltransferase, producing the protein MSSYLFTSESVSEGHPDKIADQISDAVLDAILEQDPKARVACETYVKTGMALVGGEITTSAWVDIENLTRKVICDIGYEHSDMGFDGHSCAVLNAIGKQSSDINQGVDRADPLAQGAGDQGIMFGYATNETEVFMPAAITYAHRLMEKQAQVRKNGTLPWLRPDAKSQVTLKYENDKIVGVDAVVLSTQHSEDISQQDLHEAVMEEIIKPVLPASWLSKDTKYFINPTGRFVIGGPMGDCGLTGRKIIVDTYGGAARHGGGAFSGKDPSKVDRSAAYAARYVAKNIVAAGLADRCEIQLSYAIGVAEPTSIMVETFGTGKVANELLVQLVREFFDLRPYGLIKMLDLIRPIYRETAAYGHFGREQFPWEKIDRATELRAAAGLK
- a CDS encoding SprT family zinc-dependent metalloprotease translates to MNSFTPLPQLKMQLRRRLEQCLRLAKAHFKRSFKAPEISFELRGVKAGVAHLQENLLRFNPILLQENAEEFLHQVVPHELAHLLVYQLFGRVKPHGREWQEMMQGVFGLPAETYHRFDVASVQGDTFRYHCACQQHLLSKRRHLRILREKTDYICRKCRTKLIFTDEN
- a CDS encoding opacity family porin; its protein translation is MKKTLLALAVGALAVASTANAGWYAEGDAGISRTKFTSYGDMNKTKIEPRVAVGYKLGNVRVAGDYTYHGKFSGQAAGEQTSARVQGLGASVIYDIDTGSQVQPYVGARVAANHFKVNHSDSSNFRETSETKLGYGALAGAKYKLDHNWYANGAVEYNRLGTYDDTKINNYGAKVGVGYEF
- the htpG gene encoding molecular chaperone HtpG, whose translation is MSQNQETRGFQSEVKQLLQLMIHSLYSNKEIFLRELISNASDAADKLRFKALSNPALYEGDGELRVRISFDAEKGTLTISDNGIGMTREQVIDHLGTIAKSGTKEFLNALGQDQAKDSQLIGQFGVGFYSAFIVADKVTVKTRAAGVAAAQGVLWESAGEGEYTIADLEKKSRGTDVILHLRDEEKEFLNEWRLREIIGKYSDHIGLPVEMLTKEYDEEGKETGEKWEKINKSEALWTRSKNDISDEEYKEFYKHLSHDFADPLIWAHNKVEGNQEYTSLLYVPSKAPWGLFNREHKHGLKLYVQRVFIMDDAEQFMPNYLRFMRGLIDSNDLPLNVSREILQDNKTTAALRKALTKRALQMLEKLAKDDAEKYQQFWREFGLVLKEGPAEDFANKESIAKLLRFASTQHDSSEQNVSFEDYVSRMKEGQKAIYYITADSYAAAKNSPHLELFNKKGIEVLLLSDRIDEWMLSYLTEFDGKQLQSITKADLDLGDLADKEENEAQKEQDKAFEDFISRVKALLAERVKDVRLTHRLTDTPAVISTDNDQMTTQMAKLFAAAGQPVPEVKYTFELNPQHELVKKASNIADDAEFADWVELLFEQAMLAERGSLDNPTAFIKRINKLLG